The stretch of DNA TTTGAAGAGCCAATATCTCGTCTACCATAAAAAGATGACGTAGATAGGCTTTCGTATAAAGGGTGTCGACCACCGATGCTCCGTCGGCTTCGATAGGCGAGAAGTCGGCCTCCCATTTTTTGTTTCTCATATTCATAATTCCCTCCTTAGTAAACAGTTGTCCGTTGCGTCCGTTGCGAGTTGGCATAATACAGTCGAACATATCAACACCTCGTTCTATCGCTTCGAGTAGGTTAGCCGGAGTGCCAACACCCATCAAATAGCGAGGTTTGTCTTTCGGAAGAATCTCGTTTACCACCTCAATCATTTCGTACATCTTGTCGGTAGGTTCGCCAACGGCTAATCCGCCGATAGCGTTTCCGTCGGCATTTTTATTTGCAACGTTTTCGGCAGCTTTTCTTCTCAAGTCGGGGTATACGCAGCCCTGAACAATAGGGAATAGGGCTTGTGTGTAGCCATATTTTCCCTCCGTAGAGTTGAAGCGGGCAAAGCATCGGTCGAGCCAACGCTCGGTGAGTTCTAACGATTTTTTAGCGTACGAATAATCGGCATCACCAGGGGTACATTCGTCGAATGCCATAATAATATCGGCTCCGATGCTTCTCTGTATATCCATCACCCGTTCGGGAGTAAAAAGGTGCTTCGAGCCGTCGATGTGCGAACGGAACTCGGCTCCTTCTTCCCTTAGTTTTCTGTTGGCAGAGAGCGAGAATACTTGAAATCCGCCGCTGTCGGTAAGTATCGGTTTGTCCCAACCGTTAAATTTGTGCAGTCCGCCAGCTTTTTCGAGTATCTCGATGCCCGGACGGAGATATAGGTGATAAGTATTTCCTAAGATGATTTCGGCTTTTATATCTTCCTTTAATTCGGTGAAGTGCACTGCCTTAACTGTGCCCTGCGTACCTACGGGCATAAATATAGGTGTTTCGATTGTGCCGTGGTCGGTAGTAATTTTACCTGCTCGGGCATTCGATAACTTGTCGGTATGTTGTAAATCAAATTTCATAATGAGGGTGCAAAGATAATCTTTTTCCTTATTATTTTACGATAGTTAAAACATAATCGTCGGTAACGAGGTAATCTACGGCGAACGATTGTTGCTTTTTGCTTCTTGTTTCTCTCGCCATAAATTTCGCCCATTGGTTTATTTTCGGCACAAAGGGTTGAATCTCTAGTTCTGATATGAAATTTATATCCTTGTAGTTGAGCCGTTTAAACAGAGACTCTTTGGCCGACCAGTGCAACAAGAGGTGTGTTACGGGGTTGCTGGTCGAGATGTTTTTCAGTTCTACGTCGCTCATAAATCTACTCTGTATATTTTTCACTCTCGTGGATATAAATTCTATGTCGATACCTACTTCGTGTTTTTTACTGAGTGCGACGGCTACGTAACCCTTTGTGTGGCTGATGCTTATGTTGTACGAATTGTCGTGTAGCAACGGTCTGCCGTTTTCGTTGTACGTTATTTTTTTATGTTCGCCCAGCAGCATATATATAAGGTAACGCACGGTTAGTTTTTCAACCCGCCGGGCTTCGCATTTAGTTTCTATATCAGCGAGATAGGCGTTGTTGCGGAGTATATCTATAAGCTCGTCCGACGAATGTTCGATAGGCAACACGCCCACAATGCAATCGTCTATATTTTCTAACGTATTCATTTAAAATAATGTGTGATTGCACAAAGATAGTATAAAAAAGTGGGAACGTAAATTTACGTACGTATGAAAAAGAAAAATAGAGATGGTAAATGCAAAGCTTCACTTAGGGTCTTCTCTCTACTAAGAGACCCCTTGTGTCTCTACTAAGAGAGGAGAGGTCTCTCTACTAAGAACGGCGGGGTGTCTTAAGTATAAAGACGGGGTGGTTCTACTAAGAGCTGCATCGGGTCTCTACTAAGAAACAGCTCGCCTATCTACTAACAAAGGCGAGGGGTATCTAATAAGAAGCAACCGTCCTCTCTACTAAGAGCAACAAGGGAGTTCTCATAAGATGCGGAGAGAGAGTTCTATTAAGAGCAACTAAGTGCTTTGCAAGAGAGATATAGCCGTCCATTTGTCCTGTCGCTCATTTTTACGCTATTCTCCGAGAGTTAAGAGATTG from Dysgonomonadaceae bacterium PH5-43 encodes:
- a CDS encoding 4'-phosphopantetheinyl transferase (product_source=KO:K06133; cath_funfam=3.90.470.20; cog=COG2977; ko=KO:K06133; pfam=PF01648; superfamily=56214), with the protein product MNTLENIDDCIVGVLPIEHSSDELIDILRNNAYLADIETKCEARRVEKLTVRYLIYMLLGEHKKITYNENGRPLLHDNSYNISISHTKGYVAVALSKKHEVGIDIEFISTRVKNIQSRFMSDVELKNISTSNPVTHLLLHWSAKESLFKRLNYKDINFISELEIQPFVPKINQWAKFMARETRSKKQQSFAVDYLVTDDYVLTIVK
- a CDS encoding queuine tRNA-ribosyltransferase (product_source=KO:K00773; cath_funfam=3.20.20.105; cog=COG0343; ko=KO:K00773; pfam=PF01702; superfamily=51713; tigrfam=TIGR00430), with product MKFDLQHTDKLSNARAGKITTDHGTIETPIFMPVGTQGTVKAVHFTELKEDIKAEIILGNTYHLYLRPGIEILEKAGGLHKFNGWDKPILTDSGGFQVFSLSANRKLREEGAEFRSHIDGSKHLFTPERVMDIQRSIGADIIMAFDECTPGDADYSYAKKSLELTERWLDRCFARFNSTEGKYGYTQALFPIVQGCVYPDLRRKAAENVANKNADGNAIGGLAVGEPTDKMYEMIEVVNEILPKDKPRYLMGVGTPANLLEAIERGVDMFDCIMPTRNGRNGQLFTKEGIMNMRNKKWEADFSPIEADGASVVDTLYTKAYLRHLFMVDEILALQIASIHNLAFYLWLVKEARKHIIEGDFSSWKQTMIPKLQYRL